One Dreissena polymorpha isolate Duluth1 chromosome 9, UMN_Dpol_1.0, whole genome shotgun sequence genomic window carries:
- the LOC127846137 gene encoding tyrosinase-like protein 2 gives MPWHRVFIALFEDALRLKDPDLSLPYWDSSLDDNMANGPGYSIMWDNEHLGTGVGEVKEGPFAGWGAPRGPLTRNVARGAGAPARQDRINDLLTRCSFDDFSEPFEGIHNAIHKWVGGTFEGSGAASDPIFYMHHAYIDYIWETFRQRQRTACGVDPASDYPHAKYSEEHAAEHGMYGISSFKNKEGMADFWIKNWYNYTDTPTCANNCSDSPDLYCDKDINLCASQSRVSFGDDGIGTIAPLKAVPQPQVIAAREMTSTPGDATSTVDVDDHIREGV, from the exons ATGCCCTGGCATCGGGTGTTCATAGCACT CTTTGAGGACGCGCTCCGCCTAAAGGACCCCGATCTGAGCCTGCCCTACTGGGACAGCAGCCTGGACGACAACATGGCCAACGGACCCGGGTACTCAATCATGTGGGACAATGAGCACTTGG GGACCGGAGTGGGCGAGGTCAAGGAGGGCCCCTTTGCCGGCTGGGGCGCGCCGAGGGGCCCGCTAACACGGAACGTGGCCCGTGGGGCCGGGGCGCCGGCCCGACAGGACAGAATCAACGATCTGCTCACTCGCTGCAGCTTTGAT GATTTTAGCGAACCGTTTGAGGGCATACATAATGCCATTCATAAGTGGGTGGGGGGAACTTTTGAAGGTAGCGGGGCCGCCTCCGACCCCATATTCTACATGCACCACGCCTATATTGACTACATCTGGGAGACCTTCCGGCAGCGACAGCGCACCGCTTGTGGTGTGGATCCAGCGTCCGACTATCCGCATGCAAAATACTCAGAGGAACACGCGGCGGAACATGGCATGTATGGGATAAGCTCCTTCAAGAACAAAGAAGGCATGGCCGATTTCTGGATTAAGAATTGGTATAACTATACGGACACACCAACATGCGCGAATAATTGTAGCGACAGTCCGGACCTATATTGCGACAAGGACATAAACCTGTGTGCGTCGCAGTCGCGTGTTAGTTTTGGCGATGATGGCATTGGGACGATTGCACCGTTGAAGGCTGTGCCCCAACCGCAAGTCATAGCAGCGAGAGAGATGACGTCTACGCCCGGGGACGCTACGTCAACAGTTGACGTTGATGACCACATCAGAGAAGGGGTGTAG
- the LOC127846138 gene encoding uncharacterized protein LOC127846138, with protein sequence MARDHGTNRWKLLDLRCAIEKEIAIMREGDTRELPIYGSHMPTASFHTGSRCPRKKRMPSRSNEDIKHRKRHTFTRLVVMDAQERILHSGQNLTVTFIRQKNWIPAIRRRVQQVIKKCVPCRRVVGKPYSAPDPPPLPAMRVEEADPFTVTGVDFSGALQVRGTDGQNTKAYICLFTCASTRAEHLELVPDLSTETFLQAYRRFCSRHSVVPRMMISDNGTTFVGAANQIKNLFASEKIHTELSRRGTEWRFSIKRAPWYGGWWERLIGGTKTFIKKVLGRSYVDFHTLSTVITEIEAVKNDRPLTYISTAQSYLQPLTPSHLVSGRRITVLPDSCDVDLDPQNIITRENISKRARMKQKLIDDFRCKWGREYLKALRENQRISGRNEQTIKVGDIVMVHDEGPRSR encoded by the exons ATGGCACGTGATCATGGGACCAATCGCTGGAAGCTTCTCGACCTAAGATGTGCCATCGAGAAAGAGATTGCCATCATGCGAGAAGGCGACACACGGGAACTTCCGATTTACGGCTCACATATGCCGACTGCGTCATTCCATACCGGAAGTAGATGTCCGAGGAAAAAACGCATGCCGTCAAGATCAAACGAAGACATTAAACATCGGAAG AGACATACATTCACTCGACTAGTGGTGATGGACGCTCAAGAAAGAATTCTACATTCTGGTCAAAACTTAACAGTGACTTTCATACGTCAGAAAAACTGGATTCCTGCAATAAGACGACGTGTACAGCAGGTGATTAAGAAATGCGTGCCATGTAGAAGAGTTGTAGGCAAGCCATACTCTGCACCGGATCCACCACCGTTACCCGCCATGAGAGTGGAAGAAGCGGACCCATTCACTGTGACTGGTGTTGACTTTTCCGGAGCGTTACAGGTTCGTGGTACAGACGGTCAGAACACAAAGGCATACATTTGCCTGTTTACATGTGCTTCCACCCGTGCAGAACATCTGGAGCTGGTACCCGATTTGTCCACAGAGACGTTCTTACAAGCCTATCGTCGATTCTGTAGTCGACACTCTGTAGTACCGCGGATGATGATTTCAGACAATGGAACAACATTTGTAGGTGCAGCGAACCAAATTAAGAATCTTTTCGCGTCCGAAAAAATCCATACGGAACTTAGCAGAAGAGGAACAGAGTGGCGCTTCAGCATCAAACGTGCTCCATGGTATGGAGGCTGGTGGGAGCGTTTGATCGGGGGAACGAAAACGTTTATCAAGAAAGTGCTAGGACGCTCTTACGTTGACTTCCATACGTTATCGACTGTGATCACGGAAATAGAAGCTGTTAAAAATGATCGACCTCTGACCTACATCAGTACCGCGCAGAGTTACTTGCAGCCGCTGACCCCATCTCATCTTGTTTCCGGTCGCCGAATCACAGTGCTACCCGACAGCTGTGACGTGGATTTGGATCCTCAAAATATCATCACCAGAGAGAACATTTCCAAACGAGCGCGAATGAAGCAAAAACTCATCGACGATTTCCGCTGCAAATGGGGAAGAGAATACCTCAAAGCATTACGCGAAAACCAGCGGATTTCCGGGCGTAATGAGCAGACGATTAAAGTAGGCGACATCGTCATGGTACACGATGAAGGTCCACGGTCACGATAG
- the LOC127846396 gene encoding putative tyrosinase-like protein tyr-3 — MKRKKRGTVDVRQIAPADITRPLTGFRTRQEYRTLTVAQRNRLHAALNEVYQDGTMTCFALVHRNALIDGGAHGGGAFLPWHRVFLALFEEALRQKDPSVSLPYWDSTLDDNMAAGPGFSVMWDNAHLGPGTGTVDAGPFAGWNTAEGPLQRAVARGNGNLVRQDRINTLLNSCLLDEFTDPWESTHDSVHVWVGGTMERSFAASDPVFYMHHAFVDYIWERFRQRQRTACGVDPATDYPPDRPDSPDHSGANPMVGMDFLRNRDGIADYWINNWFNYTDSPTCANNCGNSEDLYCDTAINRCVSDSRFDFGNPVSTTPMPGSTTSMAGSTTSMPGFTTSTPQTATSTTRTTPSTTRSSTPTSQTTTRLTTTTTTSRTTTTTTPISTPTTRTATVTPRTQALTSRTTTSMWTDSTLSSLSSSLTDLIPPPLDDNHTDRRPRSSDQGFYSQKVKDGQKPYEGKCSNDPYETSCAKRPMPATPDEVVNAISRNELPMSPSMKAVYDAIAKELKRSERFPPESEQQWFHMRPDEENDCRCLNKFIRDPLEAYVKDGRQLNRYGPKISQSP, encoded by the exons ATGAAGAGAAAAAAGCGTGGCACGGTGGACGTAAGGCAGATTGCACCTGCGGACATCACGCGTCCCCTGACTGGGTTCAGGACACGGCAGGAGTACCGCACACTGACGGTGGCGCAAAGGAATCGATTGCATGCCGCGTTGAATGAGGTCTACCAG GACGGGACGATGACCTGCTTTGCTCTCGTGCACAGGAACGCCCTAATAGATGGCGGAGCCCACGGAGGTGGCGCATTCCTACCCTGGCACAGGGTCTTTTTAGCCCT GTTTGAAGAAGCTCTGAGACAGAAAGACCCTAGTGTGTCCCTGCCATATTGGGACAGTACCTTAgatgacaatatggcggcgggaCCTGGCTTCTCCGTTATGTGGGACAACGCACACTTGG GTCCTGGCACGGGGACAGTGGACGCAGGGCCTTTCGCCGGCTGGAACACCGCCGAGGGTCCTCTGCAGAGGGCCGTGGCTCGGGGAAATGGGAACCTCGTGCGTCAGGATAGGATTAACACCCTGTTAAACAGTTGTCTATTGGAT GAATTCACTGATCCGTGGGAGAGTACACACGACTCAGTTCATGTTTGGGTAGGCGGCACAATGGAACGGTCATTTGCTGCCTCTGATCCCGTGTTTTACATGCATCACGCATTCGTAGATTACATCTGGGAGAGATTCCGACAGCGTCAACGCACCGCCTGTGGAGTGGATCCGGCGACAGACTACCCACCTGATCGACCAGATTCGCCGGATCACAGCGGGGCCAACCCGATGGTGGGAATGGACTTTTTGAGGAACAGAGACGGCATCGCTGATTACTGGATTAACAACTGGTTTAATTATACGGACTCTCCCACGTGCGCTAATAACTGCGGTAACAGCGAAGACCTGTATTGTGACACTGCTATAAATCGTTGCGTGTCGGACTCGCGCTTTGATTTTGGCAATCCCGTGAGCACAACTCCTATGCCGGGTTCGACAACGTCCATGGCGGGTTCGACAACATCCATGCCGGGCTTTACTACATCCACTCCACAAACAGCAACAAGTACAACACGAACAACACCATCCACAACACGTTCATCGACACCCACTTCGCAAACAACAACTCgactaacaacaacaacaaccacatcaCGAACAACGACTACCACAACACCAATATCAACTCCAACAACACGCACGGCCACAGTCACACCACGGACGCAAGCACTCACGTCACGTACAACAACGTCTATGTGGACAGATTCAACATTAAGTTCGTTGTCTTCCAGTCTCACGGACCTCATACCTCCCCCGCTCGATGATAACCACACTGACCGCCGTCCTAGAAGCTCGGACCAAGGGTTCTATAGCCAGAAGGTCAAGGACGGTCAGAAGCCATACGAAGGCAAATGCTCCAATGATCCGTACGAAACATCCTGCGCCAAGCGACCAATGCCAGCTACTCCTGACGAGGTGGTGAATGCAATATCGCGCAACGAGCTTCCAATGTCGCCCTCGATGAAAGCCGTGTATGATGCCATTGCAAAGGAGTTGAAAAGATCTGAACGGTTCCCGCCGGAAAGCGAGCAACAGTGGTTCCACATGAGGCCGGATGAAGAGAACGACTGTCGCTGCCTGAACAAGTTTATTCGAGATCCGCTTGAAGCCTACGTGAAGGATGGCAGACAACTCAATAGATATGGGCCAAAGATTTCGCAGTCACCATAA